CGACCGCCTCGCCCGGCTGGCCGCGCACGACCGCTGATCAGCGCAGCTGAATGGCCAGGGCGCCGCCGGGCTGGATCGTGACGCTGATGCCGAGGGTGAACGGCACGTCCTCGTCGCGGGTGCTGCGGTCGCCGTCGTACAGGGACTGCACATCGACCACGATGTGGGCCTGGCCGATGGTGTCCGGCATGTCGAACGAGCTGTCGCCGCCGGCCAGGGCCACCGCGGGGTATTCGGCGATCGACCAGACCGGGGCCGAGGTGACCCTGTCGTCGATCTCGATCCCGAAGGGGCAGCCCGACGGCTGCAGCACCTGCTGGGTCGCGCAGTCGTCGAGGTACTCGTTGAGCTTGGTCTGCACCTGCTCGGTGAAGGCATCGTTGGGCATCGCGTCCACGGCGATGTCGGTGGCGCCGGACGTGACGACGGGCAGGCTCTGCACCGGAGCGGTCAACAGCGCCGAGTCGTGGGAGACGTTGTAGACGGTGGGGGCGAAGGCCAGGTAGGCCGCCTGGTTGGAGAAGGTGGCGGGCGCATCCGCGGCGGCGTGCGCCCGGGTGTCGAGGGTGAGGCCGTTCACCGTGAACGCGGCGTCGTGCAACACCGTCACCTGCAGGACGGCCAGGGGGCTGGCGGCGAATCCCCAGGTGCTGAACAGCCCGGCCACGGTGCCGAGGCGCTGGACCGTGAACTCCATCGACGTCTTCGCGCCGTCGAGCCTGAACTCGTAGACGACGGTGTGCTGGCTCTTCTGGGCCTCGCCGGCGGCGGCGGCGCTGGGCTCGTCGCTGACCAGTTCGATGTCGGTGATCGACCCCAGCACCGAGGGGCGCAGCAGCGTGCGCGGCAGGTCCTGGGGCAGGCCGGCGGCCTCGAGCGCGGCATCCGTGGGTTCGGCGCCCGGCAGGGCCAGGGCGGTGTCGGTGTCGTGGGCGGCCAGCGCGGTGAGGTATTGGCGCACAAAACCGCCGGCACTGTACAGATCGCGGTTGAGCGAGCCGATCGTGGCCACCACGGCGGCGGCGAGGAGCACCATCACCAAGCAGACGGCGATCGAGGCACGCAGATAGCGCCCCCGTGGTACCGCGTCCCCGACCCCATAGCTCACCTCCATATCCTACGGGGAGGCTTCGCGGCCCGGGCCCACGCCGGCCGTTACGCGGTGGGCAGGGCTGCCCGGTGGCGGTCGGCCGGGCTATGCTCCCAGCGTCGTGAGGAGTTGTAATGGTTCTGCGCAGCGCTCGGTCGGCCCCGCGAGCCGGGCGGAAGCGGCGCGTTCTCGCCGTGGCCGCACTGCTGGTGTGCGTGCTGGCCGCCTGTGCGCCCGGGCCGCGGCCGGAACCGTCGGGACGCGCATCCGCCACGCCGACGCCGTCCGTGACGGCCACCAGCACCCCGGCGGCACCGATGGTCACGATCGACAGCCCCATGGCTGAGGCGCCGGTGACCGTTCCCGTGACGATCAAGGGAACCGCGGGAACCGCCGACTCGACGCTCGTGGTCGACCTGCTGGATGCGGACGGCCACCCCCTCTGCGTGCGGCACATCACAACCACGCCGGGTGCCGGCACCCCCGCAACCTGGCATACCGACCTGGCCTTCGAGCCTCCGGATGCGCAGCAGGACGTCACGCTGCGGGCCTATACGCAGAGCGCCGCTGACGGCAGCGCTGAAAACGTCGTCGAGGTCCCGCTCACCCTCACCACGGAGCGTCCGCCGATCATCATCACCTCACCAGGATGCGGCGACACCGTCACTCCGGGCGGCGCCCTGACGGTCCTGGGCCGGGCCCTGGTGCCGGAGGCGCAGTTCACGCTGGAGCTGCGCGACGCATCCGGTGCCGCGCTGCTCACTCAGGATGTGACGGCGGCGGACGGGACCCAGGAGTCGGACTTCAGCGCGACGCTGGACATCCCGGCCGGACTCTCCGCCGGGTTCTATGACCTGGTCGGCTTCGACAACAGCCTGAAGGACGGCAGCGAACAATACGACTTCCCGGTGCAGCTCATCGTGCAGTGAGCGGCAGCGTAAGTTATCCACCGGCCCGGCGGGGAGTGGGCCGGCCGCGGCCGGGCGGTTACAGTGGAAGTGGTCATCGACCGCACTCGAGCCACTGTCGCACCACCTCCCCACCCCACCGAAAGTACCCCGTGACCGCGCTTCCCAACGAGATTCCGCTTTCACGCGAACAGGCCGAGGTGTTCGCTGCCATCGAGGGCACGAAACAGAACGTATTCGTCACCGGACGCGCCGGCACCGGTAAGTCGACGCTGCTCAACCACCTCTCCTGGAACACCAGCAAGCAGATCGTCATCGCCGCGCCCACCGGTGTCGCCGCACTGAACGTGGGTGGGCAAACGCTGCACTCGCTGTTCCGGCTGCCGATCGGGGTCATCGCCGACCACGCCATCGACCAGAACGACCAGCTGCGCAAGCTCCTCAACACCATCGACACGGTGGTGATCGACGAGGTCTCCATGGTCAACGCCGACCTGATGGATGCCATCGACCGCAGCCTGCGGCAGGCCCGGCAGCGCCCGCACGACACCTTCGGCGGCGTGCAGATCGTGCTCTTCGGTGACCCGTACCAGCTGGCGCCGGTGCCGGGCGACCCCGAGGAACGCGCCTACTTCGCCGACACCTACCGCTCGATGTGGTTCTTCGACGCC
This is a stretch of genomic DNA from Cryobacterium soli. It encodes these proteins:
- a CDS encoding Gmad2 immunoglobulin-like domain-containing protein, with amino-acid sequence MVLRSARSAPRAGRKRRVLAVAALLVCVLAACAPGPRPEPSGRASATPTPSVTATSTPAAPMVTIDSPMAEAPVTVPVTIKGTAGTADSTLVVDLLDADGHPLCVRHITTTPGAGTPATWHTDLAFEPPDAQQDVTLRAYTQSAADGSAENVVEVPLTLTTERPPIIITSPGCGDTVTPGGALTVLGRALVPEAQFTLELRDASGAALLTQDVTAADGTQESDFSATLDIPAGLSAGFYDLVGFDNSLKDGSEQYDFPVQLIVQ